A region from the Elusimicrobiota bacterium genome encodes:
- a CDS encoding penicillin-binding protein 1A: MTEKGIPILLIMKKWIFLAVCIILFFTFIERLIRYLGDIPDPSKLVDYTPSLTTKIYDMKGELLAELFTEKRTVVPLSQIPKDMINAVIAIEDTRFFKHWGIDLYRIVGAFVANLKALDIAEGGSTITQQLSKILFLTRRKTLARKIKEVILALQLERDYSKYEILEMYLNQIYFGNGAYGVATAAKVYFGKDVSELTLEECALLAGLPRAPSMYSPFKNSEKAILRRAVVLARMRDVGFITDNRKKEAEGKNIVLSPPHTATKVAPYFIEYVRQTLESKYGSQLYQGGFEIYTTLDKKMQETAETIFDRYLVEFNTISKSTVALEGALLCLDVKTGAVRALIGGRNFTTSQFNRVFQAKRQPGSAFKVFVYTAALENGYTPTSIIDDSPVTFYNTGTNWELLSHTTDFSDVTNKELLETLIQKDTEAKNPNEKVLWQPQNYSEQFHGLVLLRKALEHSLNICAIKITDTIQPPTVAYYAKQLGIESPLTATISLALGSSEVTLKEMTAAFGCLANSGIKTTPYSIVKVVNNIGRLLEEYSPEEKDVISPQTAFLMTNLLRGVVEHGTGIYAKNLRRPCAGKTGTTNDCADAWFIGYTPQLVCGVWAGYDDHHSLGKKMTGGRVACPIWTDFMKQALRSQPVLDFIPPANITYAKIDPHTGLLALGNPKGTYLETFLSGTEPKEFSLGKVGVGVAIVKKLEDESEPELLTGLIEGTTKQVPVLPVMTDTEGGF, encoded by the coding sequence AATAAGATATCTTGGCGATATTCCAGACCCGTCTAAACTTGTGGATTATACACCTTCGTTGACTACTAAAATCTATGATATGAAAGGTGAACTTCTGGCTGAACTTTTTACAGAAAAACGAACTGTTGTTCCACTGTCACAAATCCCAAAAGATATGATAAACGCTGTCATAGCGATTGAGGACACGCGTTTTTTCAAACACTGGGGGATTGACCTGTATAGGATTGTTGGCGCATTTGTTGCCAACCTGAAAGCATTAGATATTGCCGAAGGTGGTTCTACAATCACGCAGCAACTTTCCAAAATACTTTTTTTAACCCGACGGAAAACGCTTGCCCGAAAAATTAAAGAAGTGATACTTGCACTACAACTTGAACGTGATTATTCAAAATATGAGATTTTAGAGATGTACCTGAACCAGATTTATTTTGGTAATGGTGCTTACGGTGTTGCGACTGCAGCAAAAGTTTATTTTGGCAAAGATGTGTCAGAATTAACATTAGAAGAATGTGCGCTTTTAGCCGGGCTTCCGAGAGCACCGTCTATGTATTCGCCGTTCAAAAATTCAGAAAAAGCGATTCTACGAAGAGCAGTTGTCCTCGCAAGAATGCGTGATGTTGGGTTTATTACAGACAACCGAAAAAAAGAAGCCGAAGGAAAAAATATCGTACTATCGCCACCGCATACTGCTACAAAAGTAGCACCATATTTTATAGAATATGTTCGGCAGACACTTGAGAGTAAATATGGCAGCCAACTTTATCAAGGCGGGTTTGAAATTTACACAACACTTGACAAAAAAATGCAGGAAACAGCAGAGACCATTTTTGATAGATACCTTGTTGAGTTTAATACAATTTCTAAATCAACTGTTGCATTAGAAGGTGCGCTATTATGTCTGGATGTAAAAACCGGCGCAGTTCGTGCATTGATTGGTGGTCGCAATTTCACAACAAGCCAGTTTAATCGTGTTTTTCAAGCAAAACGACAGCCGGGCAGTGCGTTTAAGGTCTTCGTTTATACAGCAGCATTAGAAAATGGTTATACTCCGACTTCTATAATAGACGATTCGCCGGTTACATTTTATAATACAGGCACCAACTGGGAACTTTTGTCACACACGACTGATTTTTCTGATGTCACAAATAAAGAACTTCTTGAGACGCTTATTCAAAAAGATACAGAAGCAAAAAACCCGAATGAAAAGGTATTATGGCAACCTCAGAACTATTCTGAACAATTTCATGGGCTTGTTCTTTTGAGAAAAGCGTTAGAACACTCATTAAACATCTGTGCGATAAAGATAACTGATACGATACAGCCACCGACGGTAGCATATTATGCAAAACAACTTGGGATTGAATCGCCATTGACAGCGACGATTTCGTTAGCACTCGGCTCGTCGGAAGTCACACTAAAAGAAATGACCGCTGCATTTGGCTGTTTAGCAAATTCAGGCATAAAAACAACTCCATATTCAATTGTAAAAGTTGTAAATAATATAGGCAGATTGTTAGAAGAGTATTCCCCGGAAGAAAAAGATGTAATTTCACCCCAGACAGCGTTTCTGATGACAAATCTTCTACGTGGCGTTGTGGAACACGGAACAGGTATCTATGCAAAAAATTTAAGAAGACCTTGTGCAGGAAAAACAGGTACCACTAATGATTGCGCAGATGCATGGTTTATTGGCTATACACCGCAGTTGGTATGTGGTGTCTGGGCTGGCTATGATGACCATCATTCGCTTGGCAAAAAAATGACCGGTGGCAGAGTCGCCTGCCCTATCTGGACTGATTTTATGAAACAGGCATTAAGAAGTCAGCCTGTTTTAGATTTTATCCCGCCAGCAAATATAACATATGCAAAAATTGACCCACATACAGGGCTTTTAGCACTTGGTAATCCAAAAGGAACATATTTAGAAACATTCTTAAGCGGAACAGAACCAAAAGAGTTTTCGCTCGGTAAAGTGGGGGTGGGTGTTGCAATTGTAAAAAAATTAGAAGATGAATCAGAACCAGAATTATTAACAGGTTTGATAGAAGGCACTACCAAA